In Oreochromis niloticus isolate F11D_XX linkage group LG18, O_niloticus_UMD_NMBU, whole genome shotgun sequence, one genomic interval encodes:
- the LOC100692125 gene encoding aquaporin-1 — protein sequence MTEVKSWAFWRAVAAEFVGMLLFILIGLSSIVGIGLGNDKNQMIAQEVKVSLAFALAIATLAQSLGHISGAHLNPAVSLGLLVNCQISALRCAFYILAQMLGAVAASAIVNGYKPGESLGVNALNVSVRAGFAIEFFATLQLVLCIIAVTDKRRTDVTGSAPLAIGLSVGLGHLTAISFTGCGINPARSFGPALILGKMKNHWVYWLAPMCGGIAASLIYDFLLYPQTRNFRSRIGILVHGPQEEYVERIGEENNSPGPSHWPKQ from the exons ATGACAGAAGTAAAGAGTTGGGCATTTTGGAGGGCTGTGGCTGCAGAGTTTGTTGGAATGTTACTGTTCATACTTATTGGCCTATCCTCTATTGTTGGAATAGGTCTGGGCAATGATAAAAATCAGATGATTGCTCAGGAAGTAAAGGTCTCGTTGGCCTTTGCACTAGCCATTGCCACACTGGCCCAGAGTTTGGGGCACATCAGTGGAGCACACTTGAACCCTGCGGTCAGTCTGGGCCTCCTGGTCAACTGCCAGATCAGTGCACTCAGATGTGCGTTCTACATTCTCGCTCAAATGCTTGGGGCAGTTGCAGCCAGCGCTATTGTGAATGGATATAAGCCTGGAGAATCTCTTGGTGTTAATGCG CTGAATGTCAGTGTAAGAGCAGGTTTTGCCATCGAGTTCTTTGCCACCCTTCAGCTGGTTCTGTGTATCATAGCAGTGACTGACAAGCGAAGGACTGATGTTACAGGCTCTGCACCCCTGGCCATTGGGCTGTCAGTGGGACTTGGGCATTTGACAGCT ataagTTTCACTGGATGTGGCATCAACCCTGCTCGTTCCTTTGGGCCGGCTTTGATACTAGGCAAAATGAAAAACCACTGG GTGTACTGGCTGGCACCGATGTGTGGCGGCATAGCGGCATCTCTTATCTATGATTTCCTTCTGTATCCACAAACACGCAACTTTCGTAGTCGCATTGGCATCCTGGTTCACGGTCCACAAGAAGAATATGTAGAGAGAATTGGAGAGGAAAACAATAGTCCGGGGCCAAGTCACTGGCCAAAACAGTGA